In the Leptolyngbya sp. FACHB-261 genome, one interval contains:
- a CDS encoding nucleoside hydrolase — protein MKTGLTRMATVASLSTAIASFGIAIQPVLAASLTSRTPLIVDDDGSQDGLAALAYMLANPKFDVEAITMSHGVARPESQSFQSGLRRMLGFLDATDIPVGIGSATPLEGNNAFPAFIRNDADKFYAPFVTLPDDVPAIDFQPAAELIVQTIKNSPEPVAILATGSMTNIAQALRIDSSIINNIAVLQIMGGAVFVPGNLGVLPEPPFSTNRVAEFNIWLDPVASKEVFEAGERGLNIQLTPLDATNQVAFTRDDYRAWLATGTPESELAAELLDFSLVVVGGDVNPNPLWDMVAAINLSEPDFAPEVPLHIKIDAESAPGASQGQTVPFAGLPPNVLASLNPSFDNLGFSASEVFSAQQAQAVPEPTSILGLLVAGAVGGVIKKRRTT, from the coding sequence ATGAAGACTGGTTTAACTCGAATGGCAACGGTTGCGTCTTTATCAACAGCGATCGCGAGCTTCGGTATTGCCATCCAGCCAGTGCTGGCTGCTTCCCTCACGTCCAGAACTCCTCTAATCGTGGATGACGATGGTAGCCAGGATGGATTGGCTGCGTTGGCTTATATGCTGGCAAACCCCAAGTTTGATGTTGAGGCAATCACCATGTCCCACGGGGTTGCCCGTCCTGAGAGTCAAAGCTTTCAAAGTGGACTCAGGCGGATGTTGGGTTTCTTGGATGCAACGGATATTCCCGTTGGCATTGGCAGCGCCACACCTCTAGAAGGAAATAACGCATTTCCAGCATTCATCCGAAACGATGCCGACAAGTTTTATGCCCCCTTTGTGACATTGCCCGATGATGTACCCGCGATCGACTTCCAGCCAGCGGCAGAACTGATTGTTCAAACAATCAAAAACTCGCCTGAGCCTGTGGCAATTTTGGCAACAGGCTCGATGACCAACATTGCTCAAGCACTGCGAATTGACTCGTCCATCATCAACAATATTGCAGTTTTGCAAATCATGGGTGGAGCCGTTTTTGTTCCGGGAAATTTGGGTGTCCTGCCAGAGCCGCCCTTTTCGACCAACCGCGTTGCAGAATTCAATATCTGGCTTGACCCAGTTGCCTCTAAAGAAGTGTTTGAAGCAGGAGAAAGGGGTTTGAACATTCAATTGACTCCCCTTGATGCAACTAACCAGGTTGCCTTTACTCGCGACGATTATCGCGCATGGTTAGCAACCGGAACTCCAGAAAGTGAGCTAGCCGCGGAGCTTCTGGATTTCTCCCTTGTTGTTGTTGGTGGCGATGTCAACCCCAATCCTCTCTGGGACATGGTTGCTGCGATCAACCTCAGCGAACCTGATTTTGCTCCTGAGGTTCCCTTACATATCAAGATTGATGCTGAATCGGCTCCGGGGGCAAGCCAGGGACAGACAGTTCCCTTTGCCGGTTTGCCGCCTAATGTGCTGGCATCGTTAAACCCCAGTTTTGACAATCTTGGGTTCAGCGCTAGTGAAGTTTTCTCGGCTCAACAAGCACAGGCAGTTCCTGAGCCTACGTCTATTTTGGGGTTGCTGGTTGCAGGTGCAGTAGGCGGCGTAATTAAGAAAAGGCGCACCACTTGA
- a CDS encoding DUF2867 domain-containing protein, translated as MNKIFVQETNIPSTSLAVSSLPHIDFADAFKCQLPANEPQNIDSVTCAIFLTMPQWIAQLLELRNAIVRPFGLKTSIGAAPSSNQDELQPGTAVGVFEVLDRRLNEEIVLGEDDKHLDYRVSIQLEREKEKCWVVVSTVVKFNNWLGRAYFVPVKPVHKIIVPAMMRYGLERSTGNALGKTA; from the coding sequence ATGAACAAAATTTTTGTCCAGGAAACCAATATTCCGAGTACAAGTTTAGCAGTGAGCTCGTTACCGCACATTGATTTTGCTGATGCGTTTAAATGTCAGCTTCCAGCAAATGAACCTCAAAATATAGATTCAGTAACATGTGCAATCTTTTTGACAATGCCGCAGTGGATAGCGCAATTGCTAGAGCTACGCAATGCCATTGTTCGTCCGTTTGGTCTAAAGACATCGATTGGTGCAGCTCCATCCAGTAATCAAGACGAACTTCAACCAGGAACAGCAGTTGGTGTATTCGAGGTGCTCGATCGTAGGTTGAATGAGGAGATTGTGCTCGGCGAGGATGATAAGCATCTAGATTATCGGGTTTCAATTCAATTGGAGCGTGAGAAGGAGAAATGCTGGGTCGTTGTTTCAACTGTGGTCAAGTTCAACAACTGGTTGGGCCGAGCTTATTTTGTTCCGGTCAAACCAGTGCATAAGATCATTGTTCCAGCCATGATGAGATATGGATTGGAGCGTTCAACAGGTAATGCATTAGGTAAAACGGCATAG
- a CDS encoding alpha/beta fold hydrolase encodes MTEVESESKAQLSQNPLSQLSVKHRTIKVDGTEIFYREAGSSDAPVLLPHGYPCSSFQFRNLMPALADRWRLIAPDYPG; translated from the coding sequence ATGACAGAAGTAGAAAGTGAATCCAAAGCACAACTCAGTCAAAACCCGTTATCACAATTGAGTGTCAAGCATCGCACAATCAAAGTTGATGGTACGGAGATCTTTTACCGAGAAGCTGGGTCATCGGACGCACCCGTGCTGCTGCCACATGGCTACCCTTGCTCGTCGTTTCAGTTTCGCAACCTCATGCCTGCGCTGGCAGACCGCTGGCGTTTGATCGCACCTGATTATCCAGGCTAA
- the bcsA gene encoding UDP-forming cellulose synthase catalytic subunit: MKARGKSNLPKLNIGLKSIASQRPSDPGLHRMSSQQIALLVVMAVLNVPLIVAPLTVWQQAVAGIGLAAVGYWASRISTLREFLVGLSTTCTLRYLYYRATNTLNLDNPLNTAASLMLFGAELYAVLVLLLGYFQTIRLTARRPPALPLEVEDWPKVDVYIPTYNEAVEIVRKTALGALSVDYPNKAVYILDDGRKFPERRKQLLAMAEEIGCGVLTRDNNDHAKAGNINAALRRTDGDLVLILDCDHIPTRNILLNTVGFFQDPLVSLVQTPHWFYNPDPFERNLLSAGRVPSVQELFYKVVQRGNDFWNAAFFCGSAAVVRRAHLLLIGGIAIETVTEDCHTSFRLHAIGYKTIYYDQIMVAGLAPETFASYVSQQMRWARGMAQILRLENPLFKTGLTIPQRLCYFSAMLHFFYGIPRLAFAIAPVLFLLFRIEPIRGISFETVVYALPHILLGSYANYALYKHVRYSFWSEVYEFAMSFYTAAVTTAALINPRAGAFNVTAKGISVTERNFDWGSARPLLAVTGLVFISLLVFPVWLFLAPEYWEAVTINAVWCAYNLILLVCALLASLEQPQLRNSHRLRRQISARIFSGGRHWSGETVDISESGAKVVVSGWPVLPKRIEVELQGDSISQARIPAVVLRSTPGADDTCTFALQFLDLTQSQQDNLGLVIYSDTQLWYSQNREQADDPVNSFWFITNSLLRSLRQPKAAKGAPLRRSVQAKAMLYWEGQLHTAEVTSLGLDGLDLALEPQIVKQLHQHWKTNPLIGLELQNQRLVAQIRGADLANGRPNRVQLVFPSQLERQQRSKVQNLLDNLPVLV; this comes from the coding sequence ATGAAGGCAAGGGGCAAAAGTAATCTGCCTAAGCTCAATATCGGCCTCAAGTCGATTGCGAGCCAGCGGCCTTCGGATCCAGGCCTGCACCGCATGTCCTCCCAGCAGATCGCGCTGCTGGTGGTCATGGCCGTGCTCAATGTGCCGCTGATTGTTGCCCCCCTCACGGTGTGGCAACAGGCGGTTGCCGGCATTGGGCTGGCTGCGGTCGGCTATTGGGCCAGTCGTATCAGTACACTGCGGGAATTTCTGGTGGGTTTGAGCACGACCTGCACCCTGCGCTATCTGTACTACCGCGCCACCAACACCCTCAACCTCGACAATCCGCTCAACACCGCAGCTAGTTTGATGCTGTTTGGCGCGGAACTATACGCCGTGCTGGTGTTGCTCCTGGGCTACTTCCAAACAATTCGCCTGACCGCACGGCGACCACCGGCTTTGCCCCTGGAGGTTGAGGATTGGCCCAAGGTGGATGTCTACATTCCCACTTACAACGAAGCGGTGGAAATTGTGCGCAAAACGGCGTTGGGAGCCTTGTCGGTTGACTATCCCAACAAAGCGGTTTACATCCTCGACGATGGTCGCAAGTTTCCGGAGCGGCGCAAGCAACTGCTGGCGATGGCGGAGGAAATTGGTTGTGGTGTGCTCACCCGCGATAACAACGACCACGCCAAAGCGGGCAATATCAATGCGGCCTTGCGCCGCACCGATGGCGATTTGGTCTTGATTCTCGATTGCGATCACATTCCCACCCGCAATATTTTGCTCAATACTGTGGGCTTCTTTCAGGACCCATTGGTCTCGCTGGTACAAACGCCCCACTGGTTTTATAACCCTGACCCTTTTGAGCGCAATTTACTGTCGGCTGGGCGGGTGCCTTCAGTACAGGAATTGTTTTACAAAGTGGTGCAACGGGGCAATGATTTTTGGAATGCTGCCTTCTTTTGCGGTTCGGCGGCAGTGGTGCGCCGCGCCCATTTGCTGCTGATTGGCGGTATTGCCATTGAGACGGTGACCGAGGATTGCCACACCTCGTTTCGTTTGCACGCCATTGGCTACAAAACGATTTACTACGACCAGATTATGGTGGCGGGTCTGGCTCCAGAAACCTTTGCTTCTTATGTGTCGCAGCAGATGCGTTGGGCTAGAGGCATGGCCCAGATTTTGCGCTTAGAAAATCCCCTGTTCAAAACAGGTCTGACGATTCCGCAGCGCTTGTGCTATTTCAGCGCCATGCTGCATTTTTTCTATGGCATTCCCCGGCTCGCCTTTGCGATTGCACCAGTATTATTTTTGCTATTTAGAATCGAGCCGATTCGAGGCATTAGCTTTGAAACGGTGGTCTATGCGTTGCCCCACATTCTGTTAGGCAGCTATGCTAACTACGCGCTCTATAAACATGTTCGCTACTCGTTCTGGAGCGAAGTGTATGAGTTTGCGATGTCGTTTTATACAGCAGCTGTTACCACAGCGGCTCTGATTAATCCCAGAGCTGGCGCTTTTAACGTTACAGCCAAGGGTATCAGCGTCACCGAACGTAATTTTGACTGGGGTTCGGCTCGACCTTTGCTAGCAGTGACGGGGCTGGTGTTTATTTCGCTGCTGGTCTTTCCGGTGTGGCTCTTTCTAGCGCCGGAATATTGGGAAGCAGTGACGATCAATGCTGTCTGGTGTGCCTATAACTTGATTCTGCTGGTCTGTGCGCTGCTTGCCAGTTTGGAGCAACCTCAGCTCCGCAATAGTCATCGCCTACGACGCCAGATTAGCGCCAGAATATTTAGCGGCGGACGTCATTGGTCGGGTGAAACGGTTGATATCAGCGAGAGCGGTGCCAAGGTGGTTGTATCGGGTTGGCCGGTGTTGCCCAAGCGCATCGAAGTCGAGCTGCAAGGCGACTCAATTTCTCAGGCCCGGATTCCGGCTGTGGTGCTGCGCAGTACACCGGGAGCCGATGACACCTGCACCTTTGCCTTGCAGTTTCTGGATTTGACTCAGTCGCAGCAGGACAATCTGGGCCTGGTCATTTACTCCGACACTCAGCTCTGGTATTCGCAAAACCGCGAACAGGCTGACGATCCAGTGAACTCTTTCTGGTTTATTACCAATAGTTTGCTGCGCTCTCTACGCCAACCCAAAGCAGCGAAAGGGGCACCGTTGCGCCGCTCGGTTCAAGCTAAGGCAATGCTCTATTGGGAAGGGCAATTGCATACGGCAGAGGTCACCAGTTTGGGTCTGGATGGTCTGGATTTGGCTCTGGAACCGCAGATCGTTAAGCAGTTGCATCAGCACTGGAAAACTAATCCTTTGATTGGTTTGGAATTGCAAAATCAACGGTTGGTGGCACAAATTCGAGGGGCTGATTTGGCAAATGGTCGTCCCAATCGCGTTCAATTGGTCTTTCCGAGCCAACTCGAACGCCAGCAACGCTCCAAGGTGCAAAACCTGTTGGATAACCTGCCTGTTCTGGTCTAG
- a CDS encoding carbon-nitrogen hydrolase family protein encodes MKISAVQLQSFAGDIASNIAKHLEFTRVAVAQGADLVFFPELSLTGYEPQLAQSLATDTTDLRLDVFQQCSDVHNITIGVGLPRLTGSQVQIGMIWFTPNAPRQTYAKQQLHIDEIPFFGQGDKQLVLRTPTHTVAPAICYESLQQSHADHAANLSADVYLASVAKSADGLPKAMLHYPSIARQHRMYVLMANCIGPCDNFISAGQSAVWNKQGELLVQMDSESEGILMMNTISNQASIYTLVGI; translated from the coding sequence ATGAAAATTAGCGCCGTCCAACTCCAATCCTTTGCAGGCGACATCGCGTCAAACATAGCTAAACATTTAGAATTCACCAGGGTTGCTGTCGCTCAAGGCGCTGACCTCGTTTTCTTTCCAGAGTTATCGCTCACGGGTTACGAGCCGCAACTCGCGCAATCACTCGCCACTGATACAACAGATCTGCGTCTTGATGTATTTCAGCAGTGCAGCGATGTACACAATATTACGATCGGAGTTGGCTTACCCAGGTTGACAGGATCTCAGGTGCAGATCGGCATGATTTGGTTTACACCAAACGCACCTCGTCAGACCTATGCAAAGCAGCAGTTGCACATCGACGAGATTCCCTTCTTTGGCCAGGGTGATAAGCAACTTGTGCTCAGAACGCCTACCCACACAGTTGCTCCAGCCATCTGCTACGAATCACTCCAGCAAAGCCACGCCGATCACGCTGCAAATCTGAGTGCAGATGTTTATCTGGCGAGTGTAGCCAAATCTGCGGACGGATTGCCCAAAGCTATGCTGCATTATCCTTCGATCGCTCGACAGCACAGGATGTATGTGCTCATGGCGAACTGCATCGGTCCGTGCGATAACTTCATCAGCGCTGGACAGTCGGCTGTCTGGAACAAGCAGGGAGAATTGCTCGTGCAGATGGATAGCGAATCGGAGGGGATCTTAATGATGAATACGATTAGCAACCAAGCGAGTATCTATACACTGGTAGGCATATGA
- a CDS encoding SDR family NAD(P)-dependent oxidoreductase has translation MNTRTLTGKVALVTGASRGLGVAIAHALADEGADVAITYMASAEKAEAVARALELKGIRAAAFKSDQGDPTQAAPLIQAVMERFGRLDILVNNAAVAYQGKTIDHPDIDDALMDQMWAINVAGVIANIRAAAKVLPEDGRIISISSGVATRVGFAGAADYAGTKAAVVGYSKGAARDLAPRKITVNVVAAGLMETEMAAEAGVAEMLFATLAIQRFARLEEVAAGVVFLASPTASYITGTVLNVEGGYGA, from the coding sequence ATGAACACAAGAACACTTACGGGCAAAGTTGCCTTGGTTACCGGCGCTTCGCGCGGGTTGGGCGTTGCCATCGCTCACGCCTTGGCCGACGAGGGCGCGGATGTCGCCATCACTTACATGGCGTCGGCGGAGAAAGCGGAAGCGGTCGCGCGTGCCCTAGAACTCAAAGGCATCCGCGCCGCAGCCTTCAAATCCGATCAAGGCGATCCCACCCAGGCCGCGCCGCTCATTCAGGCTGTCATGGAACGTTTTGGGAGACTTGATATCCTGGTCAATAACGCCGCCGTCGCTTATCAAGGCAAAACCATTGACCATCCCGACATTGACGATGCCCTGATGGACCAGATGTGGGCGATCAATGTCGCTGGAGTGATCGCAAATATCCGAGCCGCCGCCAAGGTGTTGCCCGAGGATGGACGGATTATCAGCATCAGTTCAGGTGTAGCAACGCGAGTCGGTTTTGCCGGAGCAGCCGATTACGCGGGCACCAAGGCCGCAGTGGTCGGCTATTCAAAGGGAGCAGCACGAGATCTCGCGCCCCGCAAAATCACTGTAAATGTGGTCGCCGCCGGTTTGATGGAGACCGAAATGGCCGCCGAGGCTGGCGTTGCGGAGATGCTGTTTGCCACGCTCGCAATTCAGCGATTCGCGCGCCTGGAAGAGGTCGCAGCCGGCGTGGTGTTCCTCGCCAGTCCCACGGCATCTTATATCACCGGCACGGTGCTCAATGTCGAAGGCGGCTATGGTGCATGA
- a CDS encoding alkaline phosphatase yields MSDHNTANNTRDNTSDNQPDNNSVIFIHPDGTTPSHYALARYVTEGPDGRLNWDRMESAGSYLSHIKDQLTATSNAGAVVHAYGVKPQAGSYGLDEEGNPIESLSAQEGLTETGTTIMEEAIAAGKATAVINSGFIAEPGTGVFLADVESRSDTEAITAEIVESGVDVILGGGETDYLPVGTVGFFGEEGTRTDGRNLIEEAEADGYTVVFTREQLQSLPENTEKVLGIFAASDTYNDTTEEANAAERLENYGQPGNLNPPTVAEMLEAALPILAKDEDGFFVVLEEEGTDNFGNNNNGRGVVEAAIRADEAIGVAQNFIDTERPNTLLITSADSNAGGIQAVDLDEGGQTVGSIGVNPTLPDRSDAVQVPLDGQEGRDTEPFVAGPDENGTRFDFGIAYAGLPDFGSDIVSKAYGLNADALPSTHDNTEIYRLMYQTLFNQELPSFVPAPKPAPATTADTGNVIFIHPDGTTPAYFTLARLTQEGPDGRLNWDMMSDAGVYINSIKDNLAPSSNAGAVVHSMGTKPVTESYGLDEYGEPVISRSGKQGVTIMEEAIAAGKATAVINSGFIAEPGTGVFLADVESRSETEAITAEVLESGVDVILGGGETDYLPEGETGFFGEEGTRTDGRNLIEEAEDLGYEVVYTLEQLQDLPDDATKVLGIFAAEDTYNDTTEEANAAAGLENYGQPGNEDPPTVAEMLEAALPILNRDPDGFMVVMEEEGTDNFGNNNNGRGLIEAAQRADAAIGVAMDFINNEDPNTLLITSADSNAGGPQVYDVDSADEPVGTVGVNPTLADDSDAIQVPLDGQEGRNTQPFVSEPDANGNEFPFGIAYATVDDVPDSVLTKTYGLNAGDLPSSHENTYIYEIMYRTLFGQNSLPNLVEGTAGAETLLGGTDRDLLRGNEGNDTLAGSVNADFLYGEVGDDLLRGDLNTTQAGSEAGGDDLLYGGLGNDRVFGQGGNDQLYGGQGDDQLFGDAGNDLLVGGLGADRLTGGAGRDGFALVSDSGSDTINDFRLGEDFVVMTGSTTFEDLTFTQRGGSTVISSGDETFTTLRGVNANALVAAAGSTFTSMQGLG; encoded by the coding sequence ATGTCAGACCACAACACCGCCAACAATACGCGTGACAATACGTCCGACAACCAACCTGACAACAACAGCGTTATCTTCATTCATCCAGATGGCACCACGCCTTCTCACTATGCGCTCGCCCGCTACGTTACAGAAGGTCCTGATGGCCGCTTGAACTGGGACAGAATGGAGAGTGCGGGGTCTTATTTATCTCACATCAAAGACCAATTGACTGCAACCTCTAACGCAGGTGCAGTGGTCCATGCTTATGGGGTTAAACCGCAAGCCGGTTCCTACGGTTTGGATGAAGAAGGTAATCCTATTGAGTCTCTTTCGGCTCAAGAAGGCTTAACCGAAACCGGCACCACGATCATGGAAGAAGCAATCGCAGCTGGCAAAGCCACTGCGGTGATTAACTCCGGTTTCATTGCCGAACCGGGTACGGGCGTTTTTCTCGCGGATGTTGAAAGTCGGAGCGACACTGAAGCCATTACCGCTGAAATTGTTGAGTCTGGCGTTGATGTGATCCTCGGCGGCGGCGAAACCGATTATTTACCAGTGGGCACGGTTGGTTTCTTTGGCGAAGAGGGCACCCGCACCGATGGGCGTAACTTAATCGAAGAAGCGGAAGCGGATGGCTATACCGTTGTCTTCACGCGGGAGCAACTGCAAAGCCTGCCCGAAAATACTGAGAAAGTGTTGGGGATCTTTGCGGCTAGCGACACCTACAACGACACCACCGAGGAAGCAAACGCTGCTGAGCGGCTAGAAAACTACGGGCAACCCGGCAACCTCAACCCACCAACGGTTGCTGAGATGCTAGAAGCGGCGCTGCCGATTCTGGCTAAGGACGAAGATGGTTTCTTTGTGGTGCTGGAAGAGGAAGGCACAGACAACTTTGGCAACAACAATAATGGCCGCGGTGTAGTCGAAGCCGCGATTCGGGCAGATGAAGCGATTGGCGTTGCCCAGAACTTCATTGACACTGAGCGTCCGAACACCCTCTTGATTACCAGCGCAGACAGCAATGCGGGTGGAATTCAAGCCGTTGACCTGGATGAAGGGGGTCAAACCGTTGGCAGCATTGGCGTCAACCCGACTCTGCCCGATCGCTCCGATGCCGTTCAGGTGCCCCTGGATGGGCAAGAAGGCCGCGACACCGAGCCCTTTGTTGCTGGTCCTGACGAAAATGGCACCCGCTTTGACTTTGGCATTGCCTACGCTGGTTTGCCCGATTTTGGCTCGGATATTGTTAGCAAAGCCTACGGTCTCAACGCTGACGCACTGCCCAGTACCCACGACAACACCGAGATTTATCGGTTGATGTATCAGACGCTGTTCAATCAAGAACTGCCGTCTTTTGTGCCCGCACCAAAACCCGCACCCGCAACTACCGCGGATACGGGTAATGTCATCTTTATCCACCCGGATGGCACCACGCCTGCTTACTTCACCCTGGCGCGGCTGACCCAAGAAGGTCCTGATGGTCGTCTGAATTGGGACATGATGTCCGATGCTGGCGTATACATCAACAGCATCAAAGACAATCTGGCCCCTTCTTCTAATGCCGGAGCTGTGGTTCACTCAATGGGAACCAAGCCGGTCACCGAATCCTATGGCTTGGATGAGTATGGGGAGCCGGTGATTTCTCGCTCGGGCAAGCAGGGCGTAACGATTATGGAAGAGGCGATTGCTGCTGGTAAAGCCACGGCGGTGATCAACTCCGGCTTTATTGCCGAACCGGGGACGGGTGTTTTCTTAGCTGATGTTGAAAGCCGCAGCGAGACGGAAGCGATCACGGCGGAAGTGCTGGAATCTGGCGTTGACGTGATTCTCGGCGGTGGCGAAACCGACTATTTGCCCGAGGGCGAAACCGGTTTCTTTGGCGAAGAGGGAACCCGCACTGATGGGCGCAACCTGATCGAAGAAGCTGAAGACCTGGGCTACGAGGTGGTCTACACGCTAGAGCAATTGCAGGATCTGCCCGACGACGCCACCAAAGTGCTTGGCATCTTTGCGGCTGAAGACACTTACAACGACACGACCGAAGAAGCCAACGCAGCAGCAGGGCTGGAGAACTACGGCCAACCCGGCAATGAAGATCCCCCCACGGTTGCTGAGATGCTGGAAGCGGCTCTGCCGATTCTGAATCGGGATCCAGACGGTTTTATGGTCGTGATGGAAGAAGAGGGCACTGACAACTTCGGCAACAACAACAATGGCCGGGGTCTGATTGAGGCTGCGCAACGGGCTGACGCTGCGATCGGCGTGGCGATGGACTTCATCAACAACGAAGACCCCAATACGCTGCTGATCACTTCAGCCGATAGCAACGCCGGTGGCCCTCAGGTCTATGACGTTGACAGTGCCGATGAGCCAGTGGGCACGGTTGGGGTTAACCCGACGCTCGCAGACGACTCGGACGCGATTCAGGTCCCGCTGGACGGACAGGAGGGGCGCAATACCCAACCGTTTGTCTCTGAACCGGATGCCAATGGCAATGAGTTTCCCTTTGGCATTGCCTACGCCACGGTTGATGACGTGCCCGATAGTGTTCTTACCAAGACCTACGGTCTCAATGCTGGCGATCTGCCCAGTTCGCATGAGAACACCTATATCTACGAGATCATGTACCGAACCCTGTTCGGTCAAAACTCGCTGCCCAACCTAGTTGAAGGCACGGCGGGGGCTGAAACCCTGCTGGGTGGAACCGACCGCGACCTGCTGCGGGGTAATGAGGGCAATGACACTTTGGCTGGTTCAGTGAATGCTGATTTTCTCTACGGTGAGGTGGGTGATGACCTGCTGCGTGGAGATCTCAACACGACTCAGGCTGGCAGTGAGGCGGGTGGCGATGACCTCCTCTACGGTGGTTTAGGGAATGATCGCGTGTTCGGGCAGGGTGGTAATGACCAGCTCTACGGCGGTCAGGGCGATGATCAACTGTTTGGTGATGCTGGCAATGACCTGCTGGTAGGCGGTCTGGGTGCAGATCGGTTGACTGGCGGTGCAGGTCGAGACGGGTTTGCGCTTGTCTCTGACTCGGGTAGCGACACCATCAATGACTTCCGCCTTGGCGAGGACTTTGTGGTGATGACTGGCAGCACGACGTTTGAAGATCTCACCTTCACTCAGCGTGGTGGTAGCACGGTGATCAGCTCTGGCGATGAGACGTTCACAACCCTGCGAGGGGTCAATGCTAATGCTCTGGTCGCGGCCGCTGGTTCGACGTTTACCAGCATGCAGGGTCTGGGCTAA